In Salmo trutta chromosome 16, fSalTru1.1, whole genome shotgun sequence, a genomic segment contains:
- the LOC115149809 gene encoding olfactory receptor class A-like protein 4: MESPIPELRELEPVGVGLRVTTSPTQTAFYIILVLLGIVGNTTVIGVILDSVFKDPSGVRNSDIILMNMALSNLLVSVLRNVLLVISDLALELNTSRDGCHILMGVWVWLRSVNVWSTLFLSAFHFQTLRRVAPSPGTVHGPRRPPKTLLISLGLIWFLNLIYAIPAHIYSTKGNNNSTETLMLVSSTTRPLLGCVWNFPSSYNGLAYATTSMVIHEILPIILMAITNLGSLYTLYTHGRTRNPAHMTQDAPVIKRIPAERRAAKVILALIVLFIGSWGTSIISINYFNYNRGLSAGFLLVIARFANTIFIAISPIVLALGHRRLRAVIKSFLTH; encoded by the exons ATGGAGAGCCCAATTCCAGAGTTGAGAGAGTTGGAGCCAGTAGGTGTGGGGCTCCGTGTCACCACGTCTCCCACCCAGACCGCATTCTACATAATCTTGGTCCTACTGGGCATTGTGGGTAACACCACGGTGATTGGCGTGATCTTGGACAGCGTGTTCAAAGACCCGAGTGGAGTACGTAACTCAGACATCATCCTGATGAACATGGCCTTGTCCAACCTGCTGGTGTCTGTTCTGAGGAACGTCCTGCTGGTCATCTCTGACCTGGCGCTGGAG ctGAACACTTCCAGAGATGGGTGTCACATCCTGATGGGGGTGTGGGTGTGGCTTCGCTCAGTCAACGTGTGGTCAACACTCTTCCTCAGTGCTTTCCACTTCCAGACACTGAGGCGCGTGGCCCCTTCCCCTGGGACTGTTCACGGACCCCGCAGACCCCCCAAGACCCTTCTGATTAGCCTGGGCCTCATCTGGTTCCTCAACCTGATCTATGCTATACCTGCACACATCTACTCTACCAAGGGGAACAATAACAGCACAGAG acccTGATGTTGGTCAGCAGCACCACGCGCCCCCTGCTGGGCTGTGTGTGGAACTTCCCATCCAGCTACAACGGCCTGGCATACGCCACCACCTCCATGGTGATCCACGAGATCCTGCCTATCATCCTGATGGCCATCACCAACCTGGGCTCCCTCTACACACTCTACACCCACGGCAGGACCCGTAACCCAGCACACATGACCCAGGACGCGCCCGTCATCAAGAGGATACCGGCTGAGAGACGGGCTGCCAAG GTGATTCTAGCCCTCATCGTGCTCTTCATTGGGTCTTGGGGAACCAGCATAATTTCTATAAACTACTTCAACTACAACCGAGGTTTGTCAGCCGGGTTCCTCCTGGTTATAGCTCGCTTTGCCAACACCATCTTTATCGCCATTTCGCCCATCGTGCTGGCACTGGGTCACCGGCGGCTGCGTGCTGTCATTAAGTCTTTTCTTACTCACTGA